The following proteins are co-located in the Sporosarcina pasteurii genome:
- a CDS encoding ABC transporter permease, giving the protein MLKLIQNEWMKLWQKKGTWVMMILLAAIIIGFTGLAKLSERMYDNTEWIESMEMELADVEKELAAPELDEEDKVHLLQRQEELQANIAMNVESTKPQTRESVILDTFGLMSIVTLVSIIVSSSLVSVEFSQGTIKMLLSRPVNRWKILTSKYVTVILFSLLAMVVMFVVSVIGAFIFFPGTTESTLSFYETEIATSAVWGKSLYLMFLALINTIVMSTLAFMIGTVFRSTSLAIGVSIFLYFTGNMIVFFMEKYKFAKFILFANSNLTQYEIGYPMLSNTTMAFSAVVIAVYVVIFLVLSFLSFTKRDVTA; this is encoded by the coding sequence ACTTGGGTAATGATGATTTTGCTGGCGGCAATTATTATTGGATTTACAGGGCTGGCGAAATTATCTGAGCGAATGTACGATAACACGGAGTGGATTGAGTCCATGGAGATGGAATTGGCTGATGTTGAAAAAGAGTTGGCCGCTCCAGAGTTAGATGAAGAAGATAAAGTTCATCTATTGCAGCGCCAGGAAGAACTTCAGGCTAACATCGCGATGAACGTGGAAAGTACGAAGCCGCAAACGCGTGAATCGGTTATTTTGGACACGTTTGGACTCATGTCGATTGTAACGTTAGTTTCAATCATTGTCTCTTCAAGTTTAGTATCAGTTGAGTTTTCACAAGGGACGATTAAAATGTTATTGTCACGGCCAGTGAATCGGTGGAAAATCCTAACGTCTAAATATGTGACGGTCATTTTGTTTAGTTTATTGGCCATGGTCGTGATGTTTGTAGTGAGCGTGATTGGGGCGTTTATTTTCTTCCCTGGAACGACAGAAAGCACGCTATCGTTTTACGAAACAGAGATTGCTACGTCCGCTGTTTGGGGAAAGTCCTTGTATTTAATGTTTTTAGCGTTGATTAATACAATTGTCATGTCAACATTGGCATTTATGATTGGCACGGTTTTCCGCTCTACGTCGCTTGCGATTGGGGTCTCTATTTTCCTTTATTTCACAGGCAATATGATTGTGTTCTTTATGGAAAAATATAAGTTCGCGAAGTTTATTTTATTCGCGAATTCGAATCTCACACAGTATGAAATTGGATATCCGATGTTGAGCAATACAACAATGGCTTTTTCGGCAGTTGTCATTGCTGTTTATGTTGTGATTTTCCTAGTTTTGAGTTTCCTTTCATTTACAAAACGTGATGTAACTGCTTAA